The DNA window TCCCGCTGCGAAATCGTAAAATACGTGTTCTGCAAACCATTCATGATCTGAATTTTTTACAGGACGACAAGCCCGCCTGCAAAACGGCCCGCTACCTGGCTCATATCCAGCGCAATATCGACCGGGCTGATGCCATCGTGTGCATTTCTGAGTTCAGCAAAAACGACGTGCTGACCCACTGCAACACCCACGGCAAGCCAATTTACATGATCTATAACGGAACCAACGATCTGCCCAAGCCATCGCTGGAAGCCCGGTCCTATCGCCCCCGGACGCCGTTTTTGTTCAACGTGGGTGTCATCACCCGCAAAAAAAACCAGCACCGGATTCTGCCCCTGCTGCAAACCAATCCGGCACTGGAGCTGGTCCTGGCCGGACGGCACGACGATAAAGACTACGCTCACTTCGTTCGGCAGCACGCATCGGACCTGAACGTGGAAGATCGGGTGCATATGGTCCATGAAATTACCGACGCAGAAAAGTCGTGGTATTACCATAATTGCCAGGCGGTGGTGATGCCGTCGCTGGCCGAAGGATTCGGCTTGCCCGTCACGGAAGCGATGTCAATTGGAAAACCCGTATTTTTGTCGAAGAGTAGCGCCCTGCCTGAGATTGGCAAAGACCTGGCCTTCTACTTCCACGACTTCGACAACCTGCACGACGACTTTATGGCCGGGATGCAGCGGTACACAAAAGCAGGCAGTCAGATGCAGGAAGCCATGAAAGCGCACAGTGCTACGTTTAACTGGACCGATGCTGCCCGTAAATATATTGAGGTATATCGGTCGCTGATTTAACTGCTCACGCGAACGACAGCGAATGAAGATTTATAGACGGCTGCTGGTGTATGCCCAGCCCTACGGACGATTTTTGGTACCCTTCGTCCTGTTTACCTTGATTAGTGTGGTGTTCAACGTATTTCAGTTCGCGTTGATTATTCCCCTGCTCAACTTTCTGTTCAACCCCGTCAGCACGGCCGATGCGACCCGCTATGCACAGACGCCCACGTTTAGCCTGTCGCCCGATTATTTCAAGGACACGTTCTACCACCTGATCTACCAGGCCAAAACCACCAACCCGCTCTACGTGCTGTATTTCATTGCAGGCATGATCGTGGTGGCCGTTATCATGACCAACCTGTTCCGGTTTATGGCTCAGCAAACGCTGCTCCGTGCCCGTACGTTATTGGTAAAACGGTTGCGCGAAGCGTTGTTTGAGAAGATCAATCACCTGCACCTGGGTTACTTCACCAAAGAGCGTAAAGGTGATCTACTATCGCGGCTCAACGGCGACGTGTATGCCATCGAAAGTGTCGCAAGCAGTTCGGTCGAAGTGGTGTTCAAAGAGCCGTTTATGCTCATTAGCTACTTCGTGGCCCTATTTGCCATCTCGTTTAAGCTGACACTGTTTACGCTGGTCATCATCCCGATTTCGGCGGTCGGTATTTCGGCCGTGACCAAAAAACTCAAGAAAGAAGCGCAGGACGTGCAGTCGTCGATGGGCCGGATGCTGACGCTGATGGACGAAACGCTGATGGGAATGCGGATTCTGCGGGCATTCAACGCAACACCCTTCGTGCTGGATCGCTTCGCCGTCGAAAACGATTTCTACCGCCGGGTAAGCCTCGACAGTTTCAAACGACGCGAACTGGCACCCGCTTTTTCCGAAGCATCAGGCGTATTCGTCGTAGCCTGTATTCTGGTGTTTGGCGGCAGTCTGGTGCTCAGCAGTCAGAGCGATTTACAGGCGAGTTCGTTCATTGCGTTCATCGCCATTTTTTCGCAGGTGATCCGTCCGGCCAAAGCCATTGTGGTTGCCATTACCAACATTCAGCAAGGGCAGGCAGCCGGGGAACGCGTCGTAGAACTGCTCGACAAACCGGTCGAGATTCAGGACAAACCCAACGCCCGGCCGATGCCGCCATTCGCCCGCGAGATTGTATTCGACAACGTCAGTTTCCAGTACGGCGACAAGCCCGTGTTGAAAAATATCAGCTTCACCATCGGCAAGGGCAAGAAGATAGCCCTCGTTGGTCCGTCAGGCGTAGGCAAGTCTACGATTGCCGATCTGATTCCCCGCTTTTACGAAACGGATCAGGGCCGTGTCAGTATCGACGGCGTCGATGTGCAGGACTACACGATGGAGTCGTTGCGGGCGCAGATGAGCTTTGTCACGCAGGAAATTATCCTGTTCAACGACACGATTTTCAACAACATCGCCCTCGGCAAACCCGACGCGAAGCTGGAAGACGTGATCGCAGCGGCCAAAATCGCCAACGCGCATCAGTTCATCATGGACACCGAAGACGGTTATAACACAACCATCGGCGACCGGGGTATCCGGCTCAGTGGCGGGCAGCGGCAGCGGCTCAGCATCGCGCGGGCCGTGTTCAAAAAACCGTCGATTCTGATTCTGGACGAAGCCACCTCGGCACTGGACCTCGAATCGGAAAAGTCGGTGCAGGACGCCCTCGACAACCTGATGGAAGGCCGCACGACGCTCGTTATCGCCCACCGCCTGAGCACGATCCGCGAAGCCGACGAGATCCTGATTATGGAAAAAGGCGAGATCATCGAGCGCGGCAACCACAACGAACTCATCAATCAGGAAAACAGCATCTACCGCCGACTCAACACCATGCACGAGGTGTTGCAGTAAGGTGTAGCCTGGACCTCCCGGTCTGGCGGCCGAAAAATGTAGCCTGGACGTCCACGTCCGGGTGGACGCGAAGCGGCCTGGTGCTGCCGCCTTACACAGTTGCCCTGACGGGCACCCGGACGTGGACCGCACCGGCGGACCGGTCCAGGCTACACAGTCATACTAAGCTACACTTGCCGGCCTCTGGACTTGGAGCGTTTCGCTGGTGCGGTCGCGGCTGTACTCACATAATCAACCGCTTTGTCGAATTTTTCGAGAACGGCTTGCCAGGTGTAATTCTGCTGCACATACCGTTTTCCGTTTTCGGCCATCTGGCTGATATCCTGCGTCAGGATGTTATCGATGGCCGTTTCAAACTCGGCATAGTCGCGGTACGCGTACCCGGCATGACTCGCTTCGATGTGGTCGAGCAGAATTTCGCAGTTGGCGTTGGCAATCACCGGGACGCCAACCGACATACTCTCCAGCGTCACCATCGACAGACTTTCGTAGGGCGACGGCATCAACATGGCTTTCGCACCCAGTAGCAGCCGGGCCTTTACGTCCTCATCGACAAACCCGGCCGGGATGATATCGGGGTGGCCGGGGATATCCATAAACGACTGCCCGACGAGTACCAGTTTCAGCGGAGCCGGATGCTTCTTTTTGTAGCGTAAAAACTGATCGATCATCACATCGCAGCCCTTCGCCTTATCAATCCGGCCGACGTACAGCAGGTAATCAGCATCGGTACCGATCAGTTCAGCCGCTGTTTTCTCCGACACGGCATGGGGCGGCTCAATACCGACTCCCACAACGTCGCTGTGGATATCCTGATTGGCAAAGAGCTGATTAACAAACCGCTGCTCGGCGACAGTATTGTACAAGATAGCCCGTGGCCGGTGAAAAACCGCCGGGAATATGGGCAGGTAGATCGGTTTCTCATCGTGCGCGGTCGGAATGAGAATTGACTTATGCGGAGCGACCGTCAGACCCTCTATCGTGGGATAGTAGAGGTACGTGAAGAAGATCAGTGCATCATACTGCTGATGGTTCTGGCGGAGATACTCAATCAGCTCGGGCGTGTATGGTCCCTGATAACGGGGCCACATGCGAAGGCACTCGTCGACCGCCGGTCCTTTCAGCGAATAGTACTTTTTCTTCAACCACCCCCAGGCACCCCGCTTGTCCATAGCCATCAGTTTACGCAGCTGATGCTCGGTTTGTCCAGACAATTTTGACTGCCGCTCGTAGGCCGTGGCAAAGCGCCTGACGCGAACGCCGTGAATCATCACCGTTTCGGCCGGATACCAGTTAGACCACTTCTGGTACTCGATGGCACAACTCGTCAGCACATCGACCTCATAGGTATCTGTTAGCCGTTCGGCCAGGATACGGCAGTGGTATTCCGCCCCACCATTCACCTCAACGCCGTAGCGCTGCACGATAAAAGCAATCTTTTTCATACGTTGGGCAACGACCGGCAGGCCGTCAGGCAGTTTACCGAAACCAGATCATGCCGAACTGTAGCCGACATTAAAACGAAAAAAGCGTCTGGTACGATAAGCTGAAAATGTATACAAGGCCTGATACTGGTGACAAAGGTAGTATGCCGGACGCGGTAATCAGGCAGGCAAAACCCATATACGTCACTGGTGCGGCCCGACAGTCAGTATAATCTTGCCGATGTGGTCGCTGCTTTCCATCAGTTGCTGCGCCTGAGCCGCTTCGGCCAGTGGGAACGTGCGGTACACGACCGGCTTTACCCGCCCGGCACTTACCAGCGGCCAGACATTCGCCAGCACGTCGGCAACGAGCGCGGATTTTTGCTCGTCGGTGCGGGGTTTGAGCATGCTACCCGTCAGCACGATGCGCTTGCTCATCAGCTCGCGGATATTGATTGTGCTCTCCGGCCCTTTCATCGCGTTGATAAAGGTCAGCCGCCCATCGGTGCGCAGTAGCCGGATATTCTTTTCGGTATAATCACCGCCGACCATGTCCAGAATTACATCCAGCCCATACGGTTTCAGCGCGTCCTCAAAATCCTCGGTTTTGTAGTTGACAACCCGCTCGGCACCCAGCCGTTCGCAAAACGTTTTCTTCTCGTCGTTACCCACCGTAGCAAACGCCTTCGCGCCAAAAGCAGCAGCAAGCTGAATCGCCGTGATACCGATACCACTACTACCCCCGTGTACCAGGAAATGCTCGCCCGCCCGCAGCCGGACCTGCTGAAACACGTTCGACCAGACAGTCAATACCGTTTCGGGCAGCGAGGCCGCGTCGGTCATCGACATACCATCCGGAACGGGCAGGCAGTGCCGCTCATCGACAGCAACGTATTCGGCGTAGCCCCCACCGGGCAGCAGCGCACAAACGGCGTCGCCAGCCCGCCACCGATTCGCTCCAGGCCCACATTGCTCGACGGTTCCGGCCATTTCCAGCCCCGGCACCTGCCCCGACGGGTCGGTACCGTACCCGCCCTGCCGCTGCATGATATCACTGCGGTTTAGTCCGGCTGCCGCAACGCGCACCAGCACCTGTCGGTAGCCGGGTTCGGGTTTGGCTTGTTCCCGTACCTCCAGAACGGCGGAATCGCCGGGGCGGGTAATAACGATAGCTTGCATTTTTGACTAGTTGTAAAGTTGGATGGTTGTAGAGTTGGATAGTTGCTACCGCCGTTATGGCTTGCGCAAGCCAACTTTATAACCTTACGACTTTACAACTCTACAACTATCCCTTTAAACCTTCCCCACGAAGTGACGGTTATCGATTGAGCAGTTAATTCCACTTTTTTTGATTGTACAACATTCATGGCAGAGTCTATTAAAACGGCCCTCGTAACCGGCGGGTCGAAAGGAATCGGGTACGGCGTCGCCGAAACGCTTATACATCAAGGCATTCGGGTGGCCATCACCAGCCGGTCGCAGGAGAGTGCTGACGAAGCAGCCGCGTCGCTCAACAAAATCAAGGAAGGCTACGCGCTGGGACTACAGGCCGATGTGCGTGATCTGGCATCGCAGCAAAAAGCCGTCGAGACGCTGCTCGACAAATGGGGGCAGCTCGATTATGTAATTGCCAACGCGGGGGTAGGTCATTTCGCACCGGTGCAGGAGTTGACGCCGGAGCAATGGCAGGAAACCATCGACATCAACCTGACGGGTGTGTTCTACACGACGAAAGCGACGGTAGCGGAACTGGCGAAAACGGAAGGCTATTTCATCACGATTGCCAGCCTGGCCGGAGCCAACTTCTTCGAGAAAGGATCGGCGTACAACGCCAGCAAGTTCGGCCTGGTGGGCTTCACGCAGGCGATCATGCTCGACCTCCGCAAAGACGGCATCAAGGTGTCTACGATTATGCCCGGTTCGGTCGCGACGTATTTCGACGGCAACGAACCCAGCGATAAGGATGCGTGGAAAATTCAGCCGGAAGACATCGGTCAGATCGTCGCCGACCTGATCAAGATGCCCGCCCGCACACTCCCCAGCAAAGTCGAAGTGCGCCCCTCCCGGCCGGGCAAATAGTCTTTGATAGTTTAAAGTTCAATGTCCAATGTTCAAGGTTTGCTGAAGCGTTAACCTTGAACACTGGACATTGAACTTTAAACCAAACTGACTATTCCCACTCAATCGTCGCCGGGGGCTTCGAGGAGATGTCGTAGACGACGCGGTTGACGCCTTTGACGCGGTTGATGATGTCGTTGGACACATTAGCCAGAAACTCGTAGGGCAGGTGCGCCCAGTCGGCGGTCATTCCGTCGACACTCGTAACGGCGCGGAGCGCGACAACGCGTTCGTAAGTCCGCTCATCGCCCATCACGCCCACCGATTGTACCGGCAGCAGCATAGCACCCGCCTGCCACACTTTATCGTACAGCCCGTCGCGATTCAACCCGTTGATGAACAGCGCGTCGACCTGCTGGAGAATGTCGACTTTTTCGGGAGTGACGTCGCCCAGAATCCGAATCGCCAGACCGGGACCGGGGAACGGGTGACGGCCCAGAATTGCTTCGGGCAGACCCAATGTGCGACCCACAGCCCGCACTTCGTCTTTGAACAGGGTATTGAGCGGCTCCACGACTTTCAGCTTCATGAAGTCGGGCAGACCACCCACGTTATGGTGCGATTTGATCGTTGCCGACGGCCCTTTCACCGATACCGACTCGATCACGTCGGGGTAGATCGTACCCTGCCCCAGCCACGCCACACCCTCGATCTGATGCGCTTCGTGGTCGAAGACGTCGATGAATGTTTTGCCGATGGCTTTGCGTTTGGCTTCGGGGTCGGTCAGACCAGCCAGTGCGGTGTAGAACTGCTCTTTCGAATCGACACCTTTCACGTTCAGGCCCAGCGACTCGTAGGAGGCCAGTACGTCTTCAAACTCGTCTTTGCGCAGCAGCCCGTTATCGACAAATACGCAGTACAGGTTCTTGCCGATCGCCCGGTGAATGAGCATGGCCGCTACCGACGAGTCGACCCCGCCCGATAGGCCAAGTACCACTTTATCGTCGCCGAGCTTTTCCTGCAACTGCGCCACCGTCGATTCCACGAACGATTCCGGGTCCCAGTCCTGCGAGCAGCCGCAGATGTCGACTACGAAGTTTTTCAGCAGTTCTTTACCCTGTAGCGAGTGCGTCACTTCGGGGTGAAACTGAATACCGTACGTCTCTTCGCCCTCAACCTGAAAGGCCGCTACGCGTACGGAATCCGTCGAGGCAATGATATGAAACGACTCGGGAATGCTGGTGATCGTGTCGCCGTGCGACATCCAGACCTGCGAATGCTGATCGATACCGCGCATCAGCGGGCTACCGGCGTCGACGGTGCCGAGTTTGGCGCGGCCGTACTCACGAATCGACGACGGCTGCACTTCGCCCCCGCTGGTGTGGGCCAGCAGCTGGGCTCCGTAGCACACACCCAGCAGCGGTAACTTTTGCCGGAATGCGGCCAAATGCATGTTGGGAGCGCCATCTTCCCGCACGGACGACGGGCTGCCCGACAGGATTACACCTTTAACGTCAGGCGAGATAACCGGGATGTTGTTGTAGGGATGGATTTCGCAGTAAACATTGAGTTCGCGCACCCGGCGGGCAATGAGTTGGGTGTATTGCGAACCGAAATCCAGAATCAAAATCTGTTCGGTGGCCATGGATTGGTCTCTAAAATGCAAAGGTAGGGCATTTTTCCATACGGCGACCCTTTCCCTCCCGAACTAACGACTGACTACCAGCCGACACTGGATACCGCCCCCCCTGTAAGCCAGCGTCAGTACGTATGTGCCGACGGGCAGAGCAGCAACGGAAAATGGCAACACCGATGCCCCCGAACTGACGGCCCGATTCTGCTGTAGCACGGTTACCCCGGCCATATTTGTCAGCGTCAGCGTAACGGGGTCGCCGTTCCAGTCAAGCGGCAACCGGGCGTACACCTGATCGGAGGCCGGGTTGGGGTACACGAGCGACGAGTTATAGATACCACCGGGATTACTTTTCCCCGGCAGTTCCGGCCCCGTCGGTATGTAGAGTACATACTGGAGCGACGCCGTTACGACCGGCGAATAGCTGGCTTCCGCTTTCTGGCTAATGGCCCGAATCCGATACTGGTAGATTGTGCCAATGCGTAACGAGTCCGTGTTGCTCGACTTCCGGCGATCTCTGTAGGTGCTGACCGAGTTGCTCAGCGTGGCAATCTGGCTGAATTTTCCGCTGCTATCGGCCCGTTCGACACCCCAGGAATCAACACCCGTAGCAGGCTGGTTCCAGTTGAGTTGAATGGCTACTGTATCGAGCGGAATGGCCCGCAGGTCGTTGGCAATGGGCAGTGGAGCCGCGATCGGCACCGACTGAAACGTCAGCGCGCGCATTCCCCGTTGATTCCGGATAGTTGGCCCAGCGTAATAACCCAGCTGATTATCCTGGTACGACGATGGCAGATACGTCAGTGTCTGGGCCGTCGTCGAGCGGGCCAGCGTCAGCACAAGCTTGTTACCCACCGCCGACACCGACTGCACCAGCCCCGACTCGCCGGTGGGGTAATTAGTGTAGACAAAGTCGGTCATGCGTTGCGTGTAGGTCCGGCCCGTTTTCGGGTTGGCAATAACCGAATCAGCAGGCCATTTCATCTGCTGCCCCGGCTCAAACTCCATCGTAATTTCGGTGTAGTCGGGCTTGCTGTAGAAGAGCTTGCGCAGGTTCGGCGACCCAACATTACTGGTGTCGGTGCTTTTGTACAGGTCGCGGGCAATGATGCGGTACAATTCCTGACCAAACTGCCGGTAACCGGGCTCGTCGTAATGCAGGCCCTGATAGCCGGGCAGGCCAACCGTCGCGATGGGTACATGGTCGGGGTACACGCTGGTAATCTGCCGTTGAAAATCACGAAGGGTACCGGCCTGCGTCGCCGAGGCATTCGTCAGGATATTCAGCTGCGCCATGTATACCCGCCGAAGTTTGGGGTAATCCTGCTTCCAGTTGCTATAAAGCCGAGCGTACTGAGCAGCGTAGCTATCGCCGGAATTGTTGGCGGCTTCCGCTTCCCCCTGCCGCCAGATCATCACCAGTGGCTGATTGGCCAGACCCGCCCGACGCGTCCGGTACAGCAGCCGCCCGTAAAGCGTCGACAGATTGTCGGGCTCCGTACCGATCCGGATCAGGTGCGTAGCGATGTCCGTTGAGCCAACGGCCCCGTTGATCACAGCGGTCGGGATACTGTCTTTCTGGTAGATATACCGTTGCAGTTCAACGCCCCAGAGACTATTGAATCCTTCCGACGTATTGGTCAGGCACCAGGCCGTATCGGCAGGGTTGTACGCTGAGTTACCGCTGTTGACGCCGAACGACCGACAAAACGGGCTGCCATACGGGTTGTTATCGAAGCGACCGACTGCATTCGACTGCCCCATGATCAGGTACGCGTCGCCACAGACGATGCTGTCGCGGGTGGCCACCCAGGCTGAATCGCCGGGCGCACGATACCGAAACAACTGAAAACTGTACAGGTGTGATTCTGCTTTGATGGAAGGCGTGAAGCGAAACAAGCCAGCCGAGTCGGTAGTTAGGCGAGTATAGCCAACTGGTTTCTGGTCGCGCAGGGTCACGACCGACAGCGTTGCCGCCGTGGGGTCGGTAACGCGCCCACTGATAGACACTCCGCACCGGCTGGTTACCGGGTCGCGCACATAAAGCTGCAACCGGGCAGGCCAGTTGGTTAATGTTACGTTTTGTCCATTACTCCAGTGTGGTGCGAGTAAAGCAATGAAGTAAATACTACGCAGTAAAGCTTTCAATGGTGGGTGTTAGGCAAAATAAGTTGACAAAGCTACCCTGCAATACGCTATAAGTCACCATACTGTGCGTTCATTTTTGCCATCAGCCAAGCAGTTGCGTGTATTTACTGGTAAATCAGGTATTTCTTCCGCATTTGCTGGTAGGTAGCGAGTTGCGGCTGCCAGCTTTTGCGGATTGTTGCTTCCGGTACGCCCGCCGTTAGTTGCAGCCGTAGCTGATCGGTGCCAGCTAGCCGGTCGAAGCCCCCCCCGCCAGAAAGAACGTCGGCTTGTCGGTAGCGCGTTTGTAAAAATCAAACAGGTAGTCGAGCATCAGGCCCGTTTTCGAGATGGGTGCCTGCGTCAGGTCGAGGCCATAGCACAGCTTGCCTTCCTGCGGTGGGTTCATCGCACCGGGCTTGTCAACGGGGGTAAATTCGTAGGGGCCGTACTTCGTAACGGGCGATCCGATCACCTGAAACTGTTTGTCCGTACCGCGCCCGACACTGACGACGGTACCTTCGAAAAAGCAAAGCGACGGGTATAGTAGCACCGCCTGCTGATTGGGCAGGTTCGGCGATGGTCGCAGCGGTAACACGTAGGGGGTCTGGTGCGTGTAGTTTTTGACCGGAATCACTGTCAGCTGGCAGGTTTTGCCGGGGCCGAGCCAGCCTTCGCCATTGATCATTCCCGCCAGTTCGCCCTCCGTCAGCCCGTAGACGACCGGGATGGGGTGCATACCGACGAACGATTTGAATTTGGGATTCAGCACCGGCCCATCGACATAGTGCCCGTTGGGGTTGGGTCGGTCGAGCACGATGAATGGCTTACCAGCTTCGGCGCAGGCTTCCATCACGTAGTGCATGGTGCTGATGTATGTGTAGAACCGGCAACCCACGTCCTGAATGTCGAACAGCACCACATCGAGCGAATCCATCTGCGCGGCCGACGGCTTGCGGTTGGCTCCGTACAGCGACGCGATCATCACACCCGTTTTGGGGTCACGGCCGTTGCTGATTTTTTCCCCGTCGGTCGCTTCACCGCGAAAGCCGTGCTCGGGGGCAAAGATTGTTTTCACCGCAACGCCCAGCGCCAGCAAACTGTCGACCAGGTGCGTTTTACCAATTCGTGACGTGTGATTGACCACCATCCCTACCCGTTTGCCTTTCAGGGCGGGCAGGTACAGCGCGGTCTGCTCCGCACCGGGACTGACAACCGGGCGGGCCGCACTGGCCGAAGCCGTTTTCTGAGTGGACTGACCCTGGCAGGCAATCGACAGGCTAACCAGCGATACGAAAAGCAATCGGCAGACGATAGGCAGCGGCATGGTGTTTAGGAGTGATTTGCACAAAAATAGGCGATTCGACACAAATCCTGCGTCGAATCGCCCACCGGTACCTGAACTGGCTGACAAGGCTGTACCCGATAGCTTCCAGCCGCTCGGCGGTCCGATGTCGGAGCCGCGCTAGCGGCTAACCGGGCGAATCTACTTTAGCCTGACGATTCCGACAGCTGGAAGCTGTCGGGGACAATTCCTCTCCCAAACATCCCCTGACTGGCTAGAGCGTTACCTGTTGAACGGGCGTGTAGAGCAGTTCGGCCACACCCGCTGTTTTCACCCCCAGCCGCACGTAGGCCGTTCCCTTGACTGCGGCTGGCGTTGCCAGCGTGAGCGATAGAGGCTTACTCAGATCAGCCACGGCCGTCCCCGACAAACTGGCACTTCCGGCGTTGTTGGTCGCGTCGACAAACTGGGTCGTTCCGACGTACAGCGTCACCTGTTCAACGGTCCGGCCACTGACGACCTGATTGATCTGAGCGCTGGACGTCAGGTTTGTGCCGCTTCGCTGAAAGGTCGGTGCGCTGATGGTAAAGTACGGCTGTACCGGCACGTCGATCTGCGTCGTGCCGCGCACCTGCACGTTGATCGTATCGGTATTGTCGGCCCAGGGGCCGTTGCCGCGCAGCCGCACCAGCTTGTAATCGCCATCGAAGAGCGAGGCCGAAAAAGAGCCGTCCTGATTGATAAAAACCGGAATCTTCGAGAACAGCTGGTAGCCCCGCTGCCAGAGTTCGAGCTGTACGCCGTTGGTGCGGACTCCCACCGGCTGATTCTGATAAACCACCCGCCCGGTCAGGGTCGAGGCCGGGGGTCGTAGTTGTCGTATTTGCAGGCGCTAAGCAGCGCAGTGGCCAGCAACAGCCCGGCATACACAAGTGCTTTCATAACGAGATCAGTGGAATGGGTTGCGGACGATCTTCGGATTGTTGTTGATAACCGATTGATCGATAGACGAATAGTAATTACCAAACTGGAACTGCCGGGGAGCCCGGAACCGGGGCGCGACCAGCTTCATAAACACGTATTTGTTGTGCCGGGCGGCATCGCCGGGCCGTACAACCCGGTACGGATACAGGGCGTACATCACGGCGTCGGGGTTTGATGGGTTGCCGTTCCAGACGTCGTGGGCGATACGCCAGCGTTTCAGATCCCAGACGCGGTGATCCTCGAACGCCAGCTCGACCCGGCGCTCGTTTTGCAGCCGCCCGATAGTTAGCTCTTTCAGGCTGTTGGCCCCGAAACCCGCCCGTTCGCGCACCCGGTTGACGTAGGTCAGGGCTTCGGCGGTTTGCCCCAGTTCGAGAGCCGCTTCCGATGCGTTGAGCAGCACCTCGCCCAGCCGGAACCGCACCCACCAGATATCACTGCCCACACCCCGCGTACTCGACATTGCCGCCGGGTCCACGAATTTGCGCAGGTAAAAGCCCGTGTTCGTCACGTCGACCTGCGAGCGTTGCGGCC is part of the Spirosoma rhododendri genome and encodes:
- a CDS encoding sialate O-acetylesterase; the protein is MKALLRSIYFIALLAPHWSNGQNVTLTNWPARLQLYVRDPVTSRCGVSISGRVTDPTAATLSVVTLRDQKPVGYTRLTTDSAGLFRFTPSIKAESHLYSFQLFRYRAPGDSAWVATRDSIVCGDAYLIMGQSNAVGRFDNNPYGSPFCRSFGVNSGNSAYNPADTAWCLTNTSEGFNSLWGVELQRYIYQKDSIPTAVINGAVGSTDIATHLIRIGTEPDNLSTLYGRLLYRTRRAGLANQPLVMIWRQGEAEAANNSGDSYAAQYARLYSNWKQDYPKLRRVYMAQLNILTNASATQAGTLRDFQRQITSVYPDHVPIATVGLPGYQGLHYDEPGYRQFGQELYRIIARDLYKSTDTSNVGSPNLRKLFYSKPDYTEITMEFEPGQQMKWPADSVIANPKTGRTYTQRMTDFVYTNYPTGESGLVQSVSAVGNKLVLTLARSTTAQTLTYLPSSYQDNQLGYYAGPTIRNQRGMRALTFQSVPIAAPLPIANDLRAIPLDTVAIQLNWNQPATGVDSWGVERADSSGKFSQIATLSNSVSTYRDRRKSSNTDSLRIGTIYQYRIRAISQKAEASYSPVVTASLQYVLYIPTGPELPGKSNPGGIYNSSLVYPNPASDQVYARLPLDWNGDPVTLTLTNMAGVTVLQQNRAVSSGASVLPFSVAALPVGTYVLTLAYRGGGIQCRLVVSR
- a CDS encoding DUF1343 domain-containing protein, translated to MPLPIVCRLLFVSLVSLSIACQGQSTQKTASASAARPVVSPGAEQTALYLPALKGKRVGMVVNHTSRIGKTHLVDSLLALGVAVKTIFAPEHGFRGEATDGEKISNGRDPKTGVMIASLYGANRKPSAAQMDSLDVVLFDIQDVGCRFYTYISTMHYVMEACAEAGKPFIVLDRPNPNGHYVDGPVLNPKFKSFVGMHPIPVVYGLTEGELAGMINGEGWLGPGKTCQLTVIPVKNYTHQTPYVLPLRPSPNLPNQQAVLLYPSLCFFEGTVVSVGRGTDKQFQVIGSPVTKYGPYEFTPVDKPGAMNPPQEGKLCYGLDLTQAPISKTGLMLDYLFDFYKRATDKPTFFLAGGASTG
- a CDS encoding DUF3823 domain-containing protein produces the protein MVYQNQPVGVRTNGVQLELWQRGYQLFSKIPVFINQDGSFSASLFDGDYKLVRLRGNGPWADNTDTINVQVRGTTQIDVPVQPYFTISAPTFQRSGTNLTSSAQINQVVSGRTVEQVTLYVGTTQFVDATNNAGSASLSGTAVADLSKPLSLTLATPAAVKGTAYVRLGVKTAGVAELLYTPVQQVTL